The Arachis ipaensis cultivar K30076 chromosome B05, Araip1.1, whole genome shotgun sequence nucleotide sequence GAATGGATGCATGTCACATGTTGAATCTAATGCATGATCCATCATCATGTTCCATTCACTCATAGCCCCATTAAGATGTAGTACACAAGTGTTATTGGCAATGCAATCAACATCCCAAAAATAACCCTGCATTCAATTTCAAGAAGCTCTATTGGTTAGCATAAAAAGAGTATAAATAAAtaggaaaataatttttaaaaataataaaataaaattcNNNNNNNAATTCCCTTttatattgaaaaagaaaaaaaaaagagaaagggttTATTTATTGTACTCACGCTGTGCTGAGAATATCAGGATGTACATTATATTCCTTTGCAAAGACAAATGGGACAATTCCTTGTGGTAGAGCTGCCTATAAAATTTTTGGAAATTAGATTCCAAACAAACCAAACATGTCATCAAACTCTTGTTTCAAATGTTTGTTGTTCTACAATCTTACTAACACTCAAGACATAAATTCTCATCAatgttaaataaataataacattaaagatattttaattttatatttgtttttgtcAGTCCACAGAGATAGGTAGAATTCCGATATTCATAAACTATATCATATAGTGTACTAGTACTAGTTAAATTTGAGCCAATgaaataatatttttactttaGGTGGCAATAAAATAGCTTATCTTGGCAGAGGTAGACACATGTAATATTTTAATATGATTAATGCAGTAGAATTTCTTGGAGCCTATGAAATCAATATTGTTATTGGTTGTGGTTGGAGGGgacagaagagagagaaagtagagaatttctaaattttcataaataatgtaaaaatgtattttttttaattacttatttttatttacagtaaataattttaaaatagaaattaataataataataatccagAGAAACAAAGATACCTGCACAATGGCAACGTGTAAGAGAACACCTTTGAGTCCAACAGCAATGGAAGCAGCTGCCATGACAGCTGGACCTGTAAGGAATCTCACGGCCATGGCAAAAGCTGCTATGGAATTCCCACATGCTATGATCCTTGGTTGCAATGCCATGAACAGACCTGTGTTGTTGTGTATTTGTGTCATTCACCTCAAAAGCATATCAAACATAAACATATCCTAATCCAAAAGAAAACAGCCtttgaaatttaaataaataaatgtccTTTTCAATcttaaaatatttattcaaaaaataaagtatttttttatttttcaaaaatttttaatcacAAAGCAACTATTTAAGTAATagatctaattattaatttaagtgGTCCCTAATACATTAGCATATCAGACTATCATTTACAAAGACCAATTAAATCAATTACTTGAATAATTATAGATTAATCGAAATTTTTTGAATTATAAAGAGACATTTTATATTTcaaataaggaaaagtataggtagcaaacaagatttttgaacaatatataaacaatgtgaattaatagggttaaaagagtaaatttaattagtagcattaaattagagtgtagtgtattttcatttgattggtagttgttcatgttgttcaaaattttcattgttccccTAGCACTCCCCTTCAAATAAATAGTTAAGCATCGAAATGTATCATTTTTACgaaatgtaaatttaattttaagaTAAGAATTAAATAAAGAATTTATGGCTAATCTCTAGAACAAAGCATGCAAGTAAGTGTCACACTTTGTTGTGTTCTCTCTCCCACAGAAACACAAACATACTGAGTCAGTCAATCCTTTTGTGAAAGACCTTTCATCATCATGACCACCACCACCCCGCACAACACACAACACAGGCTTGTGCAAAAAGTGATCACAAAAGAATGAAAAAGGTTCATAAAGGAACCAACACATTATCATAACACTACACTACACTtgactctctttctttttctttttttgctttttattcTCTCTGGTTATCATACACTATTATTTCATTTGCCCTTTCTTGATTGCTTGCTTGCTTTCTCAAACACAGCATTTATTGATAATTATAAATAATCATCAATCTTTAGAAATCTTCATACTCTCTCCATTTTTAACCTTTTTTCAAGCTAATTAAGAAAATGCCAGAACATGTTCAATTCTCTGAACACCtatctaaaaattaattttgcaaaataaaaaagaagagaagaaagaagtataACGTATAATACTGACCAAGACTAAACATGGCCATGCCAAGTCCAGCATCTGACAGAATAGAAATAGACTTTGCTATGATAGCAGGCATCTCAATATTCCACCTGCAAATTGAAGATTGAAGAATTAGCAAGAAAGAAAGAATGAGTTTTAGTATTGTGATTGAAGGTATGGTAGAGATTTTCCATGAACCTGAATGAAATTAGAGACCAAGTGAGGCCAAAAAGACTAGAGTATGTGTTGGGATTCCTAATAAGCTTCCTCCAAACCATGATCAAAATAAGCCTCGTCATCACACTTGCTGGGGGCATTGTTTTCGCCTTTCCATCTACTCCAACCTTATCACCTTCAAGCTGGTTCATTTCCCTATCAATCCCTCTGTTCCCAAAACTGAATTCATCTTTCTCCAAATACTCCTCTTGATTCTCCCTGTGATGATTCTCCACTGCATCATCATAATCAAATAAAGTTATGGCGGAGCCTATTACAATTCAAAAATGAAGACATACGAAAGAGCAAACCTTTTCCTGGGGATACAGTTAGCTTGACTTCTTTCTGATCATGGAGTCCATAATCATGGCCAGCACCACCAAACACATCAGAAACAGGTGAAGCACTTGAACTCCATACAAACATATGAAGATCCTCTTGCTTGTTATTTTGAGCTTGTCCATTAGGCCTCTTTGCATTTGCATTCGTATTCGCACTCGCAACAACGTTCTTGGACCCGCCACCTGAAGCGGTAGTTGGAGAGAACATGCCAGGGTTGGGTGCAGGGTAATGTCCTGTTCCACCGGTTGCCGTTccaccgccgccgccgccgccgccatgGTAATGAAACTTGGGTTTGGCACCATCTTCGTCGTAGTTTGAAGGCCTTGGAGTGGGTCCTCTTGAAGTGGCGGACATTCCGTACACATCGTTGGCACCGAAGTTGGAGCTTCTTCCACCGGCCATCATGGAGTAGAAATCCGTGTGGTTGAAGCTTGATCCTCTGGGAGTGGGATTCCGAGAGGATTGGAGGGAGTAAATCTCGGCGTTGGTGAGGTTGGAAGGTCTCGGAGTTGTTGACGACAGACCCTGAGACCTTCGTGAATAAATGTCTGACCTGGAGGCGTTTGATTTTCTGACGGTGACGTGGAGCTTTCCGTCTTCCTTGATCTCCGCCTCTGTCTCCAAGGGCTGTCTTCCATCCAGTGACATCACGTCGGAGTCCACGTGGATGGAGACAATAGAGCCAGCGGTGTCAGGAAACTGCTCAGAAATAAGCATCCTAGCACCTCTAAACTCAAACATAAAGAGCATCAACGTATACCTGTATGTATAAACTCACTAGTATtaaaaattaagaattaattgcacattgaagaagcttacaagttTGTTACATGTATTACCAAATGATGCACTGAAGGACGACGATTTGGACCATGAGGCTGCCGGAGAAGTCACCGTACATGCCTTTAAGCAATGGGATGCCCATGACCAAGGTGTTAGGGAGGGTTGAGAGGGAGAAGAGTGTGATGGTCCATTCTAAGCAACCCTTCTTCGTGACGTTGCTCCAGATGGCCAGGACGACCAGGACGATGATCTTTTGGAGCGTGTCGGCGGCCAGGAATCGGAGGTTCATCTTGTAAGGGTTGTTGGAAGCGATGAAGTGGAAGGAGAGTAACGGAACGGCGAAGAGCGCCACGAATCGGTTGATACCGGAGCATTGGTCCGGGGAGAAGATCTTCCACCATTTCACTGAGCCGTAGGCCAAGATCATGGCCACGTAGAGCGGCACCATTGCCGTCATGACATGGTAGAAGTCTAGCAAGGTAATCATGGTCCCTTCTTTCTTTGTTACTACTATGAGAGATAAGTGAAAGAAGAATAAGGTGAAAGGAAGTGAAGAGAGAGAGATAAGGAATATATAGAAAGGTGTGGGGGGTTGGGGGTATCAAGtgggggtggtggtggtgatgatgatgatggtgatggtgatgaagAGCATGTGTTTTTGGGGGTTTGGGTTTCGAGAGTGGTATACAGCCGAAGAATACAGCAAATATTATTTGAGAGAGCTTTGAGGAGAGAGCTGCTGCAAGTGCAAGGCAAATAAAATGGGGTGAGTTAGGggatatttttttggtttttttatttttatttttttaatttgttgttttcctttttgttttggaGTGGGTTTATGTTTGGATTTGAGGATGGGGATATGGGGGGTGCTATTTGTAATTTGATAACTATTAAACTACAACAAGGAAAAAATATTTATAAGGGGTTTGTGTTTGTGTGTgcctctcttttttattttttattttcttttctttctctctctctcttgcctTCTATGGGTCCTAAGATTGTCACAAAAAGCTTAGAAAAAGCATTTTGGGATGAGGTGGACATGTCTCCAAGTGCTTGTTTTTGTAGTGTTATAACTTATAACATTTGTAAAGAGACTCTTTTCCTCTGTATCCAGATTTTTTGAAGGTTTTTTTCTTCTAATATTTCTTCCTTGACTTTATGAAATTCAGGAGTATTAATCCTATGATAGGGAAACATTGTTAAATCACTTTTCATGGAATTTAGTAAGGATATTAGCATTGCGAGCCTTCATTCAAagaataaacaaattaaaatatagaaaaataaatattgtCATTTACATGTATgagagtattttttaaaaatgaatgttatattaagataaaaattaatatttattctcttaaatttatttatttttctattcctcCAACAAACAAAATTAATGATAGAGataactttttttaatttatatcttAAGTTACAAGACACTGAAAACATGGCACgaataataaaaacacaaaaattagtattttatttaggagtaaattgaatataaaataaaataaataataaataatttaatttaccttatttttttcttcacacaaaatttagaataataaaaaataaaataataaaaattataattataaaaatttgataataataataaaaataaaaataaaaaattaaattatatctcTATTCAATATCTCTGTGTGTCCATCTTCACATAAAATATACTACTGATTTagtatttcaaaaaataatatttctatTTATATTTCACTTATCAAatacaattttatatttttatatctaTATTTTAGTATCATATTCTTACAAATAAACACAGTCTTAAAATTTTCTGTTTTTGTGTGGAAATTGTTACCTTAAATTGTTACCAAACACAGTATTGAACACAATATTACAAGCATgcccatttattttttattttttatttttttttttgaaattaaaaggttatacTAAAAGATGGACTTAAATTGTTACCAAACACAGTATTGAACACACAATATTACCAAGCATgcccatttattttttattttttattttttttgaaattaaaaggttatacTAAAAGATGGAGTTGTCGTGTTCTAAAGCCACAGTGTAATCTCATGACCTAAGAACATTACTCATAAAgtactacaaaaaaaaatattgattacTATCAAATTTATTGgcagaataataaaaataatttatcgaTAATATATTTACTGTTGGCATAAATTCAACAAATATAAATTTTGCATGTAATTATTTACATGCGAATTTTTTATTCCACTGCTAATTACCATAAAAAAATTTTGctagtaattttttttcttagtaaATCTGACagtaatatattattaattaataattaaacacggtaaacttaaattttaaattttttaaaaaattgttaatCATCATATATTGAAATATGCTCATCAGTTAAGAGCATATCTTCCAATGAAACATAAGACGATAACAAGATATATAACAACAATCCTAGATTTTTAGTTATCCCTATATGGGCAGAAAAGTACAAATACTAACAAATAACAATAATTAGCTtaactcaaataatattaaacttaaaaaattaacaacattaaataataaatcgataattaactcagaaaataaacAAGCAGTTAAAATTAACTcagacaattaacaacaatcaactaattaactcaaaaaataattaagttagataataataataaacttagaaacttaacaacaataaataataagtcaataattaactcaaaaaataaacaagttaagaTTAGCTCagacaattaacaacaattaaCTAATTAACTTAGAAAACAATTAACCAAACAACACCAGAACAAAAATCAGAATAATGCAGTTGGAAATCTTACACTTGCAAATTCATTCGAATGAGCAACACCAGGTCATATTGCTCCTTAGCTTCTGTGTAGCCAATGTTCTCACTTTAACTGATATTGAACTGCATAATTATCACAAATTtgaaacaaaatcataaaaactgAATTAAAAATGAGAATAATAAACACATAATCatcaaaacaaaatttaaaatcataatcataatcaaaaTTTTATACACAGAATcatcaaaatagaattaaaaaaaaccataaatcaaaacagaatttaaaaaaaatcctaaatttaaaacataattattaaaacaaaatcataaaaatagaTTTAAAAATCAGAATAATAAGCACAAAATCATCAAAACcgaattcaaaatcataatcataAACAAGAGTTCAAACAAGGAATCATCAAaacagaatttaaaaaaattataaatcaaaacagattaaagaaaaatcct carries:
- the LOC107644192 gene encoding auxin efflux carrier component 1; the encoded protein is MITLLDFYHVMTAMVPLYVAMILAYGSVKWWKIFSPDQCSGINRFVALFAVPLLSFHFIASNNPYKMNLRFLAADTLQKIIVLVVLAIWSNVTKKGCLEWTITLFSLSTLPNTLVMGIPLLKGMYGDFSGSLMVQIVVLQCIIWYTLMLFMFEFRGARMLISEQFPDTAGSIVSIHVDSDVMSLDGRQPLETEAEIKEDGKLHVTVRKSNASRSDIYSRRSQGLSSTTPRPSNLTNAEIYSLQSSRNPTPRGSSFNHTDFYSMMAGGRSSNFGANDVYGMSATSRGPTPRPSNYDEDGAKPKFHYHGGGGGGGGTATGGTGHYPAPNPGMFSPTTASGGGSKNVVASANTNANAKRPNGQAQNNKQEDLHMFVWSSSASPVSDVFGGAGHDYGLHDQKEVKLTVSPGKVENHHRENQEEYLEKDEFSFGNRGIDREMNQLEGDKVGVDGKAKTMPPASVMTRLILIMVWRKLIRNPNTYSSLFGLTWSLISFRWNIEMPAIIAKSISILSDAGLGMAMFSLGLFMALQPRIIACGNSIAAFAMAVRFLTGPAVMAAASIAVGLKGVLLHVAIVQAALPQGIVPFVFAKEYNVHPDILSTAVIFGMLIALPITLVYYILMGL